Within the Leptotrichia sp. oral taxon 498 genome, the region CTTCACTGTAATGTGTCGTAATTATTGATGTTATATTTTTTTTATTTAAATAATCAATAATTGACATCGCAAAAGCCGCACCTTCCATAGGATCCGTTCCACTTCCAAGCTCATCCATCAAAACGAGTGATTTACTGCTCGAATTTTCAATAATTTCTTTAATTTTGCTGACATGCCCTGAAAATGACGATAAATTTTGCTCCAAACTTTGCTCATCCCCAATATCAGCCAGTACATTGTTAAAATATCCAATTTCCGTTTTTTCTCCCGCTGGAATTGGAATTCCCGACAGAGCCATCAAAGTTAAAAGTCCTGCCACTTTTAGCGTAACTGTTTTTCCACCAGTATTCGGCCCTGTTATAAGCATAATATTTTCACCATTTCCAACTGAAAAATTGATCGGCACAACTTTTTCTTCATCAATTAGCGGATGTCTTGCGTCCACCAATTTCAAATATTCTTTATTTATAACTTTTGGCACAACGCATTTTTTATTCACCGAATAAATTGTCTTGGCATTCAAAAAATCAAGTCTTTCCAATATTTCTTTTATTTCTAAAATTTCTTCTTTTTTAGTTTTTACAATCTCTGTCAATCGCAGCAAAATTTTTCTAATTTCTTCTCGTTCTTTCGCTTCATATTCCCTAAGTTTATTATTCAGCGAAACAATATTTATCGGTTCAATGTAAACCGTACTTCCAGTAGCTGACCTATCATGCTCAATACCTTTTATAAGCCCTTTGAAATCTGTTTTTACAGCGATTACATATCTATCATTTCTTTTCGTTATGATCCGTTCTTGCACAGCTCTTTGAGTCTCTTTATTTGACACCAAATCGTCAAATTTTTCTTTTATATTCGCATTAATATTTTGTTTTTGCCGTCTTACATCTTTTAACCCAAAAGATGCGTCATCTTTTAATTCTCCATTATCATCAATCGCTTCAGAAATAAAGTTCTCAATATCTTTCACTTCCTGTGCATCTGCAAACAAATTCCAAATGGTCTTATATTTATCTCGCACATTTTTAGCTCTCCCTTTAGAAATCCTAAAAATTGCCAAATTTCTCTTAAGTACAGAAAAATCTTCACTGCTCAAGTAACTTCCAATAACATCAATTGACTTAAACATTCTCGACAAATCAGCTAAACCAGTAAGTTCCAATCCATCATCAAATTTATAAAAATCTATCATTTCAGACATTAAAACAAGTTCTTTATCCAAAACAGATTTTTCTTTTATAATATCAATATCCAAAAATTTTTCTTTTGTACTTTCCAGCAAAGCCAGTTCCATAAGCTCATTAATTATTTTATGAAATTCCAGCACATCATAATCTTTTTTCATTTCTATTCTATCCCCCAATCTTTTTCAAATAATTTAAATAATAGACAAATTATACCATATTTTTAAAATATTCTCCAGTTCCATTATTTCAAAGATTTTTTTATTTTACACAATCACTCTTTTTTCACTGACAACCGCATCAACTCTCACATCATGCTCTTCTGTTGGAATTTTTTCCACAATTTGAAAATCATAACAAACTGCAACACATAAAATTCCCTTTTTCATTTTCCTAACTTTCGTCAAAAAATTATCATAAAACCCGCCACCAAAGCCAATTCGATTTTTTTTGCAATCAAAACCAATTCCAGGAACAACAATCAAATCTAATATTTTTTCATCACAATATTCTTCGGATGCCGACTCATAATATCCAAATTTATGCAAAACAAGCTCACTTCTATTATATTTATTAATTTTCATCTCTCTTTTAGGAAAAATTTTTGGAATAAAAAAAGTTTTTGTTGGATAAAGTTCAAGCAATTTTGTGATATTCACTTCATTTCCCATGTCCATAAAAATCATAATATTTTTAGCATTTTCAACATATTTTTTTAAATTTTTAATAATTAAATCCGTATTTTTTTCAACAGTTTTTTTATCCATTAGATTTCTTTTTTTTAATAAAATTTTTCTAATTTCTTTTTTTTCATCAATTTTTTTCATAAAAAATCTCCTTTATTCATAAAATTTATTTTAAACTCTTGACAAAATAAAAAAAATCTTATATAATAACTATGTTATGCCGCTTTAGCTCATCTGGTAGAGCAACTGACTTGTAATCAGTAGGTGGTTGGTTCGAGTCCGACAAGCGGCACCATAAACTTTTTTAATAACCTATTTTGGAATTTTTCTAAAATAGTTTTTTTTATAAAATTTTTTTAGAAAAGGGAGAAAAAATCTCCCTTTTTTAATTTATTTTAGTGAAAATTTTTTATGATTTATTGGACCTGCAAAATTATTTAACGAAAATGAATCTTTAAGTGCATTTGAAATTAATTCTTTTGTTATTTTCACAGCTTCTGAAACTGTTGCACCTTTTGAAATTTCTGCGGTAATTGAAGAGGAGAAAGTACATCCAGCGCCGTGATTCCATTTTGTGTCAATTTTTTTACTTTCAAAAAATTTAAAATCTTTTCCATCGTATAACAAATTCACTGAATTTTCTCCAGTAAAAAAAGTTCGTCCTATTATAACAACATATTTTGCTCCCAATTCGTATATCTTTTTAGCAGCTTCTTTTGCTTCATCAATCATTTTTATCGCTTCCATTCCAGCAAGTTGTGCTGCTTCAAATAAATTTGGTGTCATAACTGTCGCATAAGGCAAAAGATATTTTTTCATAGCTTCAACATTTTCAGGGAAAAGATTTTCTGGATTTCCTTCTCCTTCGCTATTCATTTTACAAACTATTACTGGATCAATAGCAATCGGTTTTTTGACATCTTTTAAAACAGGACCAACATATTCAATAATTTCCATTGTTGAAAGTATTCCTAATAAATACAAAAGTCAAGCGGCTTTAGTTCATATTCTTATCTCAGAAAAGCAATATTTTTTATAATTTCTTTCGCATTTTCAGCCTTATTCATTGTATAAATGTGAACACCTTTTATTCCGTAAGCAAAAAGTTCGATAATCTGCTCACTTGCGTACATAATTCCAGCTTTTCTCATTGAATCTGGATTATCTCCATATTTTTCAATTAATTTTTCCAGTTTTTTCGGAACTGAACATTTTGAAAGTTCTATTATTCTTTTTATCTGTTTTGCATTTGTAACTGGCATTATTCCAGCGACTAAAGGGACATTTATATCAAGTTTTTCCGCATTTTCCCTAAATTTTACAAAAAGGTCGTTGTCAAAAAACATCTGCGAAACTAAAAAATCTACTCCAGAATCGACTTTATTTTTTAAATGAAATAAATCTACCAAATCATTGTTTTGATAGTGAGTTTCCGGATAAAACGCCGCTCCAATTGAAAAACTGCTAAATTTTTCATTTTGTCTTAAATCAGAAATTAATTCTGATGCATATTTGTAGTCGCCTCTGTCATAAATTTCTTCAGTTTCTCCAACGGGTACATCTCCACGAAGTGCTAAAATATTATCTATATTATTTTCTTTTACTTCCTTCAAAAAATTATTTATTTCACTTTTTTTACTTCCAACACAAGTCAAATGCGTCATAACTTCTGTTTTTAAATTATTTTTTATGTGCGACGCCATCTCTATTGTCCCAGATTTTGTCTTTCCACCTGCACCATAAGTCACGCTTATAAAGTCGGGTTTATATTGAACCAGCTCCGCTGTCACATTTTTTAGTTTTTCTTCCGAAAAATTTTTGTTTGGTGGAAAAATTTCAAATGAAACTGTATGTTCTTTTTTTTCTAAAATATCTTTTATTTTCATAAATTTGCTACCTCCATTTTCACTTTTTTTATTATTTTACTATAAAAATTAATTTTTGTATATAAAAAAATCCATTTAATAACAATTTATCAAATGAATTTTTTTATTTTTTATCTTCCAAATTGTTGTTCATATTGTTGCTGCTGCTGTTGTCTTTGTTGCAAAATTTGCTGCTGCTGCAATGTATTTGGTGTCTTTGCCAATGTAACTGCTACATTTATTTCTTTTCCATTTCTTGTCACAGTTAAATTAGTTTTTTGACCAACTTTTTTAGCTGCAATTTCTCCTACGAAAGCTCCTGCTGAATTTATTTCTTTTCCATCAACTGCTGTAACTACATCATTTTTAGCAAGTCCCGCTTGTGCTGCTGGACCATTTGCAACAGTTCCTGCAATATATATTCCATTTGACGATTTC harbors:
- a CDS encoding 5-formyltetrahydrofolate cyclo-ligase, producing MKKIDEKKEIRKILLKKRNLMDKKTVEKNTDLIIKNLKKYVENAKNIMIFMDMGNEVNITKLLELYPTKTFFIPKIFPKREMKINKYNRSELVLHKFGYYESASEEYCDEKILDLIVVPGIGFDCKKNRIGFGGGFYDNFLTKVRKMKKGILCVAVCYDFQIVEKIPTEEHDVRVDAVVSEKRVIV
- a CDS encoding PfkB family carbohydrate kinase, whose protein sequence is MEIIEYVGPVLKDVKKPIAIDPVIVCKMNSEGEGNPENLFPENVEAMKKYLLPYATVMTPNLFEAAQLAGMEAIKMIDEAKEAAKKIYELGAKYVVIIGRTFFTGENSVNLLYDGKDFKFFESKKIDTKWNHGAGCTFSSSITAEISKGATVSEAVKITKELISNALKDSFSLNNFAGPINHKKFSLK
- the metF gene encoding methylenetetrahydrofolate reductase [NAD(P)H] — its product is MKIKDILEKKEHTVSFEIFPPNKNFSEEKLKNVTAELVQYKPDFISVTYGAGGKTKSGTIEMASHIKNNLKTEVMTHLTCVGSKKSEINNFLKEVKENNIDNILALRGDVPVGETEEIYDRGDYKYASELISDLRQNEKFSSFSIGAAFYPETHYQNNDLVDLFHLKNKVDSGVDFLVSQMFFDNDLFVKFRENAEKLDINVPLVAGIMPVTNAKQIKRIIELSKCSVPKKLEKLIEKYGDNPDSMRKAGIMYASEQIIELFAYGIKGVHIYTMNKAENAKEIIKNIAFLR